ttcaagtagatgggggatgtgagggggATGTTAATCATAGAATTAAAGCCAGATGGTTAAAGTGAAAAAGTGCCactggagttttatgtgatcgcaaaattcccaataagttgaaaggaaaattttaccgtacagccatacgactagccatgttatatggtagtgagtgttgggcactgaaggagtcgtatgtgtctaagataagagttgcagagatgagaatgttaaggtggatgagtggtcatactaaactagataaaatccgtaataagagtattaaagaaaatgtagaagtggtgtcaattgaggataagttgagagaatggagattaaggtggtttagtcatgtgaaacgtagacatacggaggctccagttagacaagtagagcacattacgttagaggatagaaagaaaagaaggggtagacctaaactgacttgaagaagagtagtacaacatgacctaaaaacattacacatttctgaggatttaactcaaaatcgtttagaatggagaaagagaatccatatagccgactccaaattctTAGAATAAAGGGTTAGTTGAGTAGAGTTGAGTATTTTGTGATATATATGGGTTTTGTGATATGTGGGATTGTGGGTATTATTGATTGTGTTATGGGTATGTTAATTTTTCCTATTTTAATTTGTTGTTTAATTTTTTGTCATATGGATATTGTTAATTAGGTATTAGGATATATGAGTAttgttaatttttcatattttaatttattgtttaattttctgttatatgGGTATTGTTAGTTGGGTACTGTGAAATATGGGAATTGTTAATTTTTCGGTCCTACTTTAATTTGttgtttaatttttcttaattattttaagCTAAATGAAAATATGTTGCTTCTCCTAGTTTAGGCTAAATTATTTAAAagtatgaattatatatatatatatatatatatatatatatatatatatatatatatataatttaggcaATTTAGGCTATGGGAGCCTTGCTTTAAAAAGGCTCTCACCTCGCCTCTCGCCTAAGGTCATGGGATACCTTATCGCCTTTCACCTTGATAATACTGATAATAGCAGATGATGGACTACATAAAACTCATCCATTGATGAGAAATTGGTACATTTATACCTGAATACACATACAACAACATAGCACAGAAAATGGTAGCATACCTCATTCAACATTCTATGCAACTCATCCCTTGCCTCAACAATTCGATCTCTGTCGTTACTATCCACCACAAAAATAAGACCCTGAGTGTTCTGGAAGTAATGCCTCCACAGAGGGCGAATCTGTATGTGccaaaacagaaaaaaaaaattactattttatcTACACATGCAGACCcacgaagaaaaaaaaaaaaaaaaaaaaaaacccaccttacaagtaaaaaaaaaaaaaaaaaaaaagcatccaAATAGACGCAGAAATCAACTAAACTGATGCCCTTATAATGCTATTTCAAATTTTAGTGCAAAACAACGACTCCAACTATCCAATGCCAGTAATTCTCCATGAAGTATTATCTTACATGTTTATGCAAAATGATATATCCAAATTACAATTTTGCCAATTGTGCAAGAACAAACAATATCACCAACAAATAAGAAGAATTCTCTTCTCCTGATTAAAGCAAAACATAAGCCACCCACATTGAATACCAATTGTGCAAATGCAAACATCCATCAAAGGATTAATATTTTTCTATGCAGGAAAATATAATCAAATGCAATTCAAGTTTCCATTTTACTTCATTTGGGCTATAGTGCTATTCATGTtgcaaaatgaagaaaaagaCTTCACGCAGCCAATCTGAATAAATTTGGAAATTGGAATTGCGAGTCTAGCTGAAAGAGGTATTTACGGTAGCCTCTAAAAACGATAGCCACACCAAAAGGTTTAGCTTTTAAGAGATTACCAATTCCAGTATAATTTAAACTTTATCATCAAATAACAGAAAAGATCAAACCATGTTCTGAAAATCTATATGCACAATTGACAAAGCATATCAGTCTTTTTAAGCATCTCACTACTGAAATACAAAACCAGTATTCATGTTGATGAACTCAGATCTCTAGTAAACACAATCTTATGAACACACTACTAGCACCTCTCTTTTTgtgctttttatttttatatatgtatTTGCACCATCCATGCATACCTTGTCTTGACCACCAACATCCCAAACAGTGAAGCTGATGTTCTTATATTCCACTGTCTCCACATTAAATCCTGTAACGAAGAGAATAAATCTAATTATGTAAAATCAAATAAGCTCATGTGGATTGATttttgggataaaaaaaaaaaaaaaaaattcttagtaCGGTGCAGGATAAAATCCAGATGAGAAGCCATCACCGAAATGGGGAAAAAGTATGGAGTGTGATATATTGAAATGAAGTTCAACTGCTAGTCCCAAATATTGAATTGCCAAGCTTAACAACTGACAATCAGTAAAAATATAATAACTACTCATCATTGATCAACTATTATCAAGTGCAACAATAAGAATGCAACCCTCACTACTAGTTTGACTTAAAGTAGTCACTTTCTAGCttttcaagtttcaaaattctctccaacctttttttttataaaattaatgatAACCCAACAAAATTTTAACCTCACACTAAAACACAAAAATTGGAAATAAACATATGCAATTGTTACAACTCCAGCATGGAACTATGGAGGATTTGCAGAAAGCTTATCACATAAGCACACAAACAGAAGCACAAAATGAATTAACTAGTCCATTTTTTTAACATACAACAAAACCAGATAATATAAAAGTGCACAAGCATAAAACgtcaaaaaaattattaaaattaattgattTGATGAAATTGGAAGCTCACCAATAGTAGGGATGGTGGTGACAATTTCTCCAAGCTTGAGCTTGTACAAAATAGTGGTCTTTCCGGCAGCATCAAGACCCACCATCAGAATTCGCATCTCCTTCTTGGCAAAAAGCCGGCTAAATAGCTTCGTAAAGCTAAGCCCCATCTCTGATTCTCTGTATGTGTATTCGTAGCTACAAAAATTAAATACACAATcccaaaaaaaaagataaaaagaatTTCCTAAATCAAGTGAATCAATTGCATAAACCAACAATACCAATCATTTCAGAAATCAATAACTATACATCGAAATCGATAGATCGAactcaaaattaattataaaaatttaaacaaaattgaAAGATCTGCCTGCTATGAGCTGGAAATTAAGAGAGATATTACCACTTTTGAAGAAGTATGTGACGTAAGTGGGTGAGCGACAGGAGCAAATCGCGTGTTATGAGAAGAGATGCGACTCTAGTCTCTCCTTTTTCCGTCGATGGATGgagagagagcgagagagagaggaagagaaacGTGCGCCGAATGGAGTAGCCTATATTGTGAACCTGGAGTAATTATACCCTGTAACCGGGATTTCCTATATCCAATTCTATATACCCCTCaatccaataaaaaaaaataatatatatatatatatatatatatatatatatatatatatatatatatatattaaatttataaaaaaatatataattattttttaaaataaaaataagtgattataataatataaaatatttttttctaattaaattgTGTTTTCATATTTATTGATAATTGAACCATCTAGATTAAAACGTGAGAATcatcaaatttaattattataaaatttttaaatattattaagtatgatctctaattattttcttaaaataataattaaaataagaaatgaaATATCCCAATAAAATAAGAACATTTAGTTTGTTtagctaatttaatttttaaattataacaactttttatttgaatgaaataCTGAAAAACACTATTTATGAGAAAATTTAACATAATCATgtttaaatttaagataataatttagagaaattttaaaatatatttaatttattaaaaagtaAGTTTTTGAATAATATTTAAAGTAATATGGTTTTAAAAATgtttattaatttcaaaattttaatgtcaAATAAGACTATATATTATTTGGAacccaattaattaaaattattatagaaaataataatatttaattttaaatttgtttcttatataaaatttataacctataatataatttattttttaaaaaaaaaataaaaatttgtatGGTCAATATTGATTTCtacaaaaattaattgaatttttttgagAAAtattagtgcatttttataataaCCTAAAAATTTTGAGGGAGAATGggggaagaaaataaataaataaataattttgttTTCCAGTTCTCATCACCGGACGTCAATTTTACCATTTTCAGCCGCATACTTTGCTCTGTGGCCGCGGCGGCTCGTGCGGCTTGCCTCCACTCCTGTTCACTGTCACGATCGCTTCTCCTGCACTGCCTCCACTGCCGAACCAGTCTCGGTACTTCCTTTTCCGGTTCAACCGAATATTCTCAACCACCCGGCCCTCTTCCACCGCCAAACCTCCTCCAGTGGCGGTTCGCTCTCAGGCCAAGCGAGTCTTCTTATTCAAAGAAGACGAAGTAACTTCCCGTGAGCGGACCTCAAATTGCATACTGGATTAAATTTATGGTGTTTAATCCAGTAGGAAAGCGTGGTAAGTAGGAATTAATGTTCAACTTATGGTGTTTAATCTAGTAGAAAAGCGTGGTGAGTGGGAGGAAATTGTTCTTGTCAATCAAAGagttaataaatattcaaagaaATATGGTGACAGTTCAATTTTGAATAACTGATTGTAGTACAGGATTTGCAATTTTTTCAAGATACTAATTTCTCTTATCTGAGTTCAAACAAACAGGATTCATAAGATTCAAAACAAGCAATGTATAGTTCTGTGTAAGGTCAAGTTGAGTATGTGGTCAACTTACTATCATAAATCTTTAAAGAAATGCCAGTAAACATGCTGTGAAATTCTTAGGCTAGTACAATAAGCTTAAAGATTAACATTTAATTTTACATTCTTTTAAGATGGAAAACAGTGGGATGCTATGTATAAACTACAGAATAATAATGCTGTATATTGTTCTATAACATAAATTGTGTAATCAATGCATCCCTGGAGCAAAGTTCTTAAGGACTACACGTCTTTGCCATTGGCTGGGACAAGCTTCTACTCAGGTGTAAAAATTATATCATACCTAGCTATGTGTATAGCTCCCTAGCCTAAGCTCAGCAATAAACTACAGGTTTCCTTGATTTGCCTGATTGCAAGCAATGAATTGGAGGAACAAGTGTTCCTCTCAGATCTCCGTATGTGTTCCAACAGAAAGGTTGGGCATCTTCTCCAACTGAATTCAGCTCTATAGTATCTAGTGAGAGACCGGTGCATGGCAAGTTGTCACTGCATGCAAAGTGTAGAGGGTTTCTTCTGTATGTGCCTCTTATGTTAACATAGTTTATGTCTGACACAGCGACAGCTGAAGATTCGTTTGAGCATTTGCTTCCGTCACAGTAGAATTGGTCAATCATGATTGGAGTTTCAACTCCAGAAACTTGAATGTTTGAGAATGTGACTCCTTGTACTGAGCCTGAGCCTCCCTGCAGTAGGTAAATGAAATAACTATTAGATGCTTTCAGAATTGTATATGTATGTGTTACTAAAGGAGAAAGTCAATGGGATAAATTTGGATGTTTGTGGTATTCATGCCTGCCATGTCTTTATCCTAACACCGGTTAATGTGTTTTGCATTGCAACATTCCGGATGGTGACGTTTGAAACACAGGCTTTGGTGTTGTCCTTTCCAAGCCCTCCAATGCTAATGCCATGTCCAGGTCCACAATTTACATTGTGTATGTAAACATTTGAGCATCCAGTTTGAATAGATACACAGTCATCCCCTGTGAAGTCAGTAGGATAAGAAATTAATATCTTATCTGATTTGATGCATGTGGACACGATGATGAATTTAGCCACTGAGGCTCTCTTATTCTGGATTTCTTGTTTGATCTTCTAATGTGTTTGAATATTACTTTCAGTAAAAGTAGTTACTTGGTGCCATTATGAAGACAATATCCATTATGGTTCACTAGTTTAGTTTCTGAAATTACCACAAGCAAGATCAGAGCTGTAAATGAGCACATCTCGGGAATTCTGTAGGTGAATTCCATCTGTATGTGGACTGTTCTCAGGTGATGCAGCAGTGAAACCTGAAACCTGAACAGATGTGCAATCATCGAATTTAAGATGGGTTTGAGGGCTGTTTTGAATTGTTATCCCGGTGACGGTCACATCAGTACTACCATAGAATCTTAGAGCCTGCATAGATAGAGCAAAAACATAAGCAAAAACGTTCTTAATATCAACAACCTGGTGAGACTCTGAAAAGAGGAGGTTTTGTGAGGAGGCTTACTGTTGGCTTGGTGCTAGGCATTTTTGCACTGAGCTCACTGCTTACCTGCTAGATATCATTTGCACAATAGGGCAGAGGGTTATCTTTGTACAATTTCAACTTTAAATTAGCAgtggatttattttattttatttttaatcctTTACCTCTGAATCTGGACTGTATGTTGGTAGGTCATTCCACCAGACTGAACCTTGTCCATCAATGACACCTTTACCTCTGATTGTGATCCCTTTCAGTTTTGTGAACTCAATCCATTGCAAAAGCCCTGATCCCCAAGCTCCAGCACTTGTGGGAGCTATGATCTTGCCATCTAACTGCATGACATTACAAACAAATTCTAGTTCATTCTGTTAAGTCTAAAAGTTCAACCTTCAAATGATGAGGCTTGTGGAATAAAAAGGTGTGCTCATTAAGAGTATGGAAAATTTACCTGAAATATAATGTTTTCTgcacaattaggacctgaaaaagaTATTGGCTGGACAAGGAAAATAGACCCAGAAGGAACCACTATTGTTGATGCTTCTACTTTGCAAGCAGCTGCCCATACTGCCTCAAATGCCTGTCCCACATGATAGCAGTTCCAATATGACAAGTGTAAGAATTCCAAACAAAAATGGGAATAAGGTCAGCCTTCCAATATTAGTCTATTTACCATATCTTTTTAGTGTCATTCTCTTGCTTATTCTAGTATATTTTGATTTATGATTGCCTTGTTTACTATTTGATGTCACTGAAACTGCTGCTCACATCCTTGGCAGGTGCTACTAATCACAAATTGCAAAAGATGAACCCCTTTTAGTACTTTCTTGATATGGTGAAGCAtagatgtgtgtgtgtgtgtgtgtgtgtgtgtgtggagcAAACCCTTTTCcatattttcttaattatctttTCCTAAACAATTAGTCATAAGTATTTCTGTTGCAGTAAATGGTATCATGGCTAACATATATTTGTCTTTCGAGTCTAGTTAAAAGCAGATCATTCAATTTATGACTATATATTTCATAGGAAAGAAAGGCACTAATATCGTAAACTTGACAACATTCCATAAGTTCATCTACATTGTGACACACTAAAAACAGAGAATCGAAGATGTTAAGTGTCTAgcagaattcttgtaactttgaATTGCTATGGTATATTATGTATTATATAGGATTTTGAAATGTTTTAATTTAAACCTCATATATGAAACTCATAGGGAAAAAATATATATGAAGGCTTCATGAAATAATCACCTTTGTGTCATCAGTATGCCCATCGCCTTTAGCACCATAGTCAAGGACATTAAAGGTGGAAGCAGAGCTCTGTCCTTTCTGAGTTGCCATAGTTTTATCCGGCAAAATGTAATAAGAATCCGTGAACTTTGACAAGCTGCGGCCATGGTGATGACTCTGCATAGACACAGAGGCTGCTGGGGCAGTTTTGCTTTGCCTCCAGTATTTGCCTTGTCTTGCATGGCAAGGTTCAATTCTTGCAGACCAAGCAAATAAGATAATGATGAGGATGGTGATTAGTGAAAGGTTCTCAAGATTGAAGCCACCCATTTTGATCATGTGAAGGATGATTCTTTTCTTTAATTAGATGactaatgaagaagaagaagataaatggGTTTTCTATATGTGCCAATGTGGAAGATGAGTGGATTTTATGTGATCTATTTTGAGATTGGTGGACGTGAATTTATAGGGAGAAGGTAGTCTAAGGTCATGGCACTATTCAGGCATATGATAAACAGTTACATTAAAGACGGGTTTCTtccttcttcaattttcttagtTCGTCTATTTGTGTCCCACGTTTGATGTGATAGTATATTATTATTTGTTTTATCTCTCAATTATTCTATTGATTCACTGTAGTTGCCTGCATGATCTGCTTAATCTTGTTGacaataaaattgaaaataatcATCATAGAAGAGGACTTGTAATTCGGATTAACTTTTATTTCAAATTTGACCAATTAATTTAAATATGATAAACTCTTGACCTTTTATATTATGATTAAAACACTCAATCATCAGGTCCAACACATCAAATCTTGTAAATCAGATTGTTGGCTTAGTTCttaattataaggattaaatttTCATTTACTCTTGCTTGAAGAAGGCATGTAGAATGTTGGTTTGTCCATTAAATTGCGATGAATAGCTTGAATGTTAGGCCAAGGATAaaacatttcctttttttttaatgtatgtatataaaatggaattgtgaagtgtaagttaataaaaaaaaatgtggttaattttatatctatatatacatatatatttgtAGAAAACTTTTAACACCAGAAATTATCGTTGGGTGAAATAGTGAGAAATTTAGGAAATATAAGTGCAATTTGACTTATGAAAATGATAGCCATTGTATAGCTTGAAAGCACCAAATTAGTTCATTGCTTTTAGAAGACAAAGAAACAGAGTTGATGTGTGGGCGTTTTCAAAAATAACTGATTTGGAGTAAAAGATTAcctatatcttttttttttttttaattatgataaGATGGCATTATGGGTTCATTTTTCATATTCATTTTAAGTTAGTTGTACAAGATAGcatatttttatcaaaatttaaaaaaaaaaaaaactgattttaaagtttcaaattttaataagcaATACATAAGTCCCTCATAGCTTAAAACTAGAATATCATGATCATGTTTCTCAACAAAACACCTATTAAAAATGagagaagaaaattttgaaatttgtccCTTTGAAAAGTATATCCTTAAACTTCAATCCAAAGGAATGATTAATCTCATATAAATCAGATTTGAAACATGCTAGAAGATTTCCATCTCTAAAGTAAGTATTCAACAAATATAGTTTGATTCACATATGCACCTTTTTTTTTCATAGAATCATATATCCAGTTTGTTGCATAATCACATTTAACATTTTTATTAATATCAAATTATGAAATTAGTTGTCACTCCAATTTCAATTATTTGCCCAAACAAGTAGATGAGTTTACACTCCACCTTATTAATCAATATTCATATTTTAAGATGACATTAATATTGACAAGCCCTAACTAGGTTAACCCATTTCATTTAACCTGAAAGTTTCTATGATTATATATACTATTGTTTTTATTAAAAGCAATTGTTAATAACAGAGATGCACCTCTATTATTTCATATACTATTATTGTTCTTATGATCATATACTTATTTTAAGGCGTCGCAGAGTCTCACATTTCACATATTGTCTTGCGAACGAGCATATTAGTTTCGTAATACGCCTTTTTGGCACATCATCTAACGGGGTGGTCAATCCCCAGAGTACTATGCGCATTCAAGTTACTAGAATTAATGGTGTCACCCTCTGTGTCACGCATACGTAACCCTAGTTCATCTCTGAAAAAAAATTCATGCAACCCAGTACTGGAGAGCTAAGACGTGAGATCATATCTATGTTTTCTTCTAATATTCCTTTCCTTTTTCCCAAAGTCGCCAGATAATTTCTGAAATTGAAAGCCTTGAAAAGCGGCTATAGACAAGGCTAAATCTTTGAATTTAACGTTAAAAATGGAATGGTGATAAGAATGACAGATGGGCCCAGTGAATGTGCTATTATCTCATTGAAAATGACAGTTCCATGTGGGATTATGACCTTATTAGCAAACCGTTAAGTCAGATTTATCCCTGATATCATGCCTTGCCTTTGGGGATTGGATGGCTGCTCCATTGTTAAGCACAGGTATTGCTATTTCTATTCTGTGACCCTTTCCTCAGTCAAACCACTAAGTGgagtagaaaaaattttaaaatataattcattttacatGTAACAATTGCATAGAATAATTTCTCatagaataaaattattatttaatttgaaactttgattagattaatttttcctttaattaccCTCTTTTTTTTAAGTTCAAAATAGCATCTTATATGTCTAACTTGACATATTTAAATTTGAGTTCATACTCTCTCAATTTGACATATTTTACAGCTATTACATACAGACATGGTTATCATATAAATATGTATGTACGGATATATatgaattttaattcatttaattttagcaAAAATTTAAGCTAGGTATTTCATgatttttagaaattttaattaattattaattttatttgttgaaaaatttaattgattagattaatcaatttttttacttgttttttgggttttttttttcacCCTCTAACCAATAAATGAAAAGTAATT
The Hevea brasiliensis isolate MT/VB/25A 57/8 chromosome 15, ASM3005281v1, whole genome shotgun sequence genome window above contains:
- the LOC110667901 gene encoding ADP-ribosylation factor; translation: MGLSFTKLFSRLFAKKEMRILMVGLDAAGKTTILYKLKLGEIVTTIPTIGFNVETVEYKNISFTVWDVGGQDKIRPLWRHYFQNTQGLIFVVDSNDRDRIVEARDELHRMLNEDELRDAVLLVFANKQDLPNAMNAAEITDKLGLHSLRQRHWYIQSTCATSGEGLYEGLDWLSNNIASKA
- the LOC110667899 gene encoding polygalacturonase At1g48100 isoform X1 is translated as MIKMGGFNLENLSLITILIIILFAWSARIEPCHARQGKYWRQSKTAPAASVSMQSHHHGRSLSKFTDSYYILPDKTMATQKGQSSASTFNVLDYGAKGDGHTDDTKAFEAVWAAACKVEASTIVVPSGSIFLVQPISFSGPNCAENIIFQLDGKIIAPTSAGAWGSGLLQWIEFTKLKGITIRGKGVIDGQGSVWWNDLPTYSPDSEQVSSELSAKMPSTKPTALRFYGSTDVTVTGITIQNSPQTHLKFDDCTSVQVSGFTAASPENSPHTDGIHLQNSRDVLIYSSDLACGDDCVSIQTGCSNVYIHNVNCGPGHGISIGGLGKDNTKACVSNVTIRNVAMQNTLTGVRIKTWQGGSGSVQGVTFSNIQVSGVETPIMIDQFYCDGSKCSNESSAVAVSDINYVNIRGTYRRNPLHFACSDNLPCTGLSLDTIELNSVGEDAQPFCWNTYGDLRGTLVPPIHCLQSGKSRKPVVYC
- the LOC110667899 gene encoding polygalacturonase At1g48100 isoform X2, translated to MIKMGGFNLENLSLITILIIILFAWSARIEPCHARQGKYWRQSKTAPAASVSMQSHHHGRSLSKFTDSYYILPDKTMATQKGQSSASTFNVLDYGAKGDGHTDDTKAFEAVWAAACKVEASTIVVPSGSIFLVQPISFSGPNCAENIIFQLDGKIIAPTSAGAWGSGLLQWIEFTKLKGITIRGKGVIDGQGSVWWNDLPTYSPDSEVSSELSAKMPSTKPTALRFYGSTDVTVTGITIQNSPQTHLKFDDCTSVQVSGFTAASPENSPHTDGIHLQNSRDVLIYSSDLACGDDCVSIQTGCSNVYIHNVNCGPGHGISIGGLGKDNTKACVSNVTIRNVAMQNTLTGVRIKTWQGGSGSVQGVTFSNIQVSGVETPIMIDQFYCDGSKCSNESSAVAVSDINYVNIRGTYRRNPLHFACSDNLPCTGLSLDTIELNSVGEDAQPFCWNTYGDLRGTLVPPIHCLQSGKSRKPVVYC